A genomic window from Sphingobacterium spiritivorum includes:
- a CDS encoding FecR family protein translates to MTDEQIHDLFRKYYDKTASEKERQQLFHWFANQGNRKKAEELLLLHYYDEFEAPDNSLPQIDPHAVIQSILATKPVSVSTSKEIRWIKPLSIAASILIVLGIYFFSQNHTSQPLITDATTYDIPAGGNKAILTLSDGNKVILDSLSEGAAIEEGNIRITKSNDGQITYSVRSASTSRLSFNTIETPVGGFYQILLPDGTRVWLNALSSLKFPTSFTSGSRKVQLKGEAYFEVAKDKSKPFIVDVNDMQVTVLGTHFNINSYTPQSAIYTTVLEGAVAVSKSNLKKTVLPGQQLQYSGDNMMQLENNVDLDQIMAWKDGYFTKKSISLNALMAEVARWYGVDIVYSEPIKAEFVMKLPKDISLKELITVIELTEEVKFDLNLKTLKVMKTKK, encoded by the coding sequence ATGACAGACGAGCAGATACATGACTTATTCCGTAAGTATTACGATAAAACAGCGTCAGAAAAAGAGCGTCAGCAACTATTTCACTGGTTTGCAAATCAAGGCAATAGAAAGAAGGCTGAAGAACTGCTGTTGTTACATTACTACGATGAATTTGAAGCTCCGGATAACAGTCTGCCACAAATCGACCCTCATGCAGTAATACAATCCATACTTGCCACAAAACCTGTTTCTGTATCCACATCTAAAGAAATAAGATGGATCAAACCGCTGTCCATCGCTGCGAGTATACTGATTGTTTTAGGTATCTATTTTTTCTCCCAGAATCATACATCACAACCTCTTATCACTGATGCGACTACTTACGATATTCCCGCAGGAGGCAACAAGGCTATACTTACCTTATCAGACGGGAACAAAGTGATATTGGATTCTTTATCTGAGGGCGCTGCTATAGAAGAAGGAAATATACGGATAACGAAATCCAATGATGGACAGATAACATACAGTGTCCGCTCTGCCTCAACTTCCAGGCTTTCATTTAATACAATCGAAACACCTGTAGGAGGATTTTATCAGATATTACTGCCTGATGGAACCCGTGTATGGCTGAATGCACTTTCTTCTCTGAAATTTCCGACTTCATTCACCTCCGGCAGCAGGAAAGTACAACTAAAGGGTGAAGCTTATTTTGAAGTTGCAAAAGATAAATCCAAACCATTTATTGTAGATGTCAATGATATGCAAGTCACTGTATTGGGGACGCATTTCAATATCAACTCCTATACTCCTCAGTCCGCAATCTATACAACAGTATTAGAAGGTGCGGTGGCTGTAAGCAAGTCGAATCTTAAAAAAACTGTTTTACCGGGGCAACAATTGCAATATAGCGGAGATAATATGATGCAACTTGAAAACAATGTCGATCTGGATCAGATCATGGCATGGAAAGACGGGTACTTCACTAAAAAATCAATTTCATTAAATGCGCTGATGGCTGAAGTAGCCAGATGGTACGGTGTCGACATTGTTTATTCCGAGCCGATAAAGGCTGAATTTGTAATGAAATTACCAAAAGACATCAGCTTAAAAGAACTTATTACAGTAATTGAACTAACCGAAGAAGTAAAATTTGATTTAAACCTTAAAACATTAAAAGTTATGAAGACAAAAAAATAA
- a CDS encoding RNA polymerase sigma factor, producing MLNLKITSLDNEHTLLVAISNGDHKSFETLFLHYYKPFGNYVFKLLEDISLTEDVLQEVFLRIWTDRENLHTITNFKDYLFIITRNRVYNLLNEKSRKNVLFESLNEKANFKQIPQEEEEHKADLELYYTLLEQEIDNLPLQQQKIFRLSKLKKMKYEEIARMLDISVETVRKHMYLANQTLKNRLKGKEGGILLVILSAVYQRF from the coding sequence ATGTTAAACTTGAAAATAACCAGTCTTGATAATGAACATACTTTATTAGTCGCTATTAGTAATGGGGATCATAAAAGCTTTGAAACCTTATTTCTGCACTACTATAAGCCTTTTGGTAATTATGTTTTTAAATTGTTAGAGGATATTTCTCTGACCGAAGACGTATTGCAGGAAGTATTTTTGAGAATATGGACAGATCGGGAGAATCTGCATACGATTACTAATTTTAAAGATTATCTCTTTATCATCACACGCAACAGGGTCTACAATCTGCTGAATGAAAAATCCAGAAAGAATGTACTATTTGAATCTCTGAACGAAAAGGCAAACTTTAAACAGATCCCACAAGAAGAAGAAGAACATAAAGCCGATCTGGAACTTTACTATACACTTCTTGAACAGGAAATTGATAATCTTCCTCTGCAGCAACAGAAAATATTCCGTCTAAGCAAACTGAAAAAAATGAAATATGAGGAGATCGCCCGGATGCTCGATATTTCAGTAGAAACGGTCCGTAAGCATATGTATCTGGCCAATCAGACCTTGAAAAACAGATTAAAAGGTAAAGAAGGAGGAATCCTGCTCGTCATTCTGTCTGCAGTATATCAAAGATTTTAA